In Myxococcales bacterium, the DNA window GTAGACGACGAGGTGGGTGTGGCACCCACGGGTCCCACCTCGCGACCTTCAGCGCGCGCGGAAGAAGAGGCGCGTGAAGTTGCGCCCCATCACGTCCTTCTGCTCGCTCTCGCTGTACCCCGCGGCGGCCATGGCCGCGCGCACCTGCCCCACGTAGCCCTTCACCATGCCCGAGAACTGAGGCCCGTCGGAGCCGAAAATCGCCTTTGCGACGAGCCCATCTTCCTTGATCCGCGTCATCACGTACGGGAGCTGCGGGGTCTTCGGATCGGGCGTGAGATCGGCGCCGTTCTCGTCCTTCAGGAACGGGCGACCGAGAGCCGATATCTCGAGGTGCACGTTCGGGTAGCGCTTCGCCAGGTCGAGCGCGTGCGCCACGGCGCGCTTGTCCCCTTGGCCCACGTGCCCGAGCACGAAAGGGACGTCCGGGTACGAGCGGAGCACCCCTTCGAAGTTGATGGGGTCGTAGCTCTCGGGCACGTTCTTGGCCGTCGGGAAGGGCGAAAACCCCGTATGGAGATACACGGGCACGCCATACTTCTTGGCGACGTCGTAGACTCCCAAATAGCGACGATCGTCGAGGGCGATCTGCTGGTGGGGGTGGGCGAGCTTTATCCCCAAGAAGAGGTCCGGCCGGCGCTCGAGGCACGACGCGAGCGCCGCATACCGCCGCGCCGCCACGCTCTCGTCCACGGTGCCGTCGTCTCGCACGAAGCCGTCGAAGAAGCTCACCGAGGCCAGGCCGAACGCCCACGGGAGCCCGTCGGCGGCGACGTTCTCCTTCTGCGTGAGCACCGACGCGAGGTCCTCGTTCGTGAAGAACCCCGTCGTTTTTTGCGTGTAGACCGCAAACAAGACGGCGTGATCGACGCCCGCCCATCGGGTCTGGTCGACGATGCCGAGCACGGGCGCGAAGGTGTCGAGCGCGGCGCCGGAGACGCCCGGGGCGTACGGGCGCGCGAAGGGAGGAATCCCTTCGACGAAGAGCGCCTTGGTCGTGGAGGGAATTCGCCCGTAGAACCCGGGGTGAAGGTGCATGTCGACCACCCCGAGCGCATCGAGGCCGAGCGCGGGGCGCGTGGCCTTGCCTGGCGGAGCGGCGATCTCGGTCATTTCACGAGGGCTCGACTCGGGGGTGTACGGCGCGAACGCCGAAACCTGAGTCGCCGTGCCGTCGTCCGCGTACACGACGGAGAGCCCCTTCCCGTAGAACGCGAGCGTCTTGGTCGCGTCGTCCGGGGCGCCAAGGCGCGCCTCGATCGCGTCCTTCCGCTCGCCGGGGCAGGGAGAGCCGGCGCACGAGGCACCTCGCTGCACCCCGACGGCGACGAGCCTCGACTCGTCCGTGAGGCGGTCGGCCTCCACCGAGGCGAAGACGAGCTCGAGCCCCTTCGCGGGATACCTCGCGAAGACCAACCGATTCGAGCCGGTCGCTTCGGCTTCGCCGAGCTTCGCCCTGACCGCACCGTAGGTGTCCCCCAGGCGAACGTCGGCCGCACCCAGCCCTGGCAGGAGGGTGGAAGCGGGCGCCTCCGGGACGGGGTCGGAGGGGCTCGTACACCCCGCACTCCCGGCGACGACCCCCGCTGCGACGATGGCCGCAGCGACCGCGAACGAGGTCCTCATTTGTCCGCGAGCTCGACGTCGGCGGAGGCGCCCTTGTCCGCCGCGAGCGTCAGCGGCGTCGAGGCGGCTTGAATGTCGCCCGGGAGCGCCGACTGCGCTTGAGGATCGTTCCCCTCGGCCGTCATGCGAACGACGGCGACGTAGGTGCCCGCCGCCACGTTGGGCACGCGCAGGGTCGTCGGAAACGTGAGGGGCGCGCGCGCGGCAGCGACTCCGGCGGGAGGGCCTTTGGGAGGAAAGTCCGTGAAGAGCGCGACGGACAGGGCGGCGCCCTTCTTGGTGCCGGCGTACTTCACGTTGACGACGACCTCACCGGCCTTGGGCGCCCCCGAGGCCGCGCTCGACGCGGACGGAGCGGGAGCCGCGCCGGAGTCGGTCTCCGTAGCCGAGTCGGAGCAGCCGAGCGCCGCGCAGAGAGAGGCGGCGAGCACGATCGAAGTGACACGTTTCATAGTTCCTCCTTTGGAAATGTCCCGAGCCGAGGGCCCTTCGACGGGACGAGCTCGAGCCGCACGGAGATCTTCCGCGAGACACGGCCCGCTCCTCCCCAGACGCGCCCGGGCGGACTCCTAAATCACGGCACGACAGCACGCAATCGACAATCCGACAGGCGGCGCTACTTCGCAGTAGAGGAACGAATGCATCCTCGAAATACCGAACAAATCCGAGGGAGGAACTACCCATTCCATGCAGGGAGGGGGCGATCTCGAGCTCGGCTCGCGGCTCGCAGGTGGGGGGATCCGGCGACGAGGCACCCGCGGTTCCTCGCGCACCAGTGGATCGCCGGGGCTCGCATCACGCACGAATCGACCCCGCCACTTCCCTCGTCGGCGTACTCCAAGGTGCTGGTTCGATTCGAGAAATGGCCAGGATCCCGCGCAACGCCCATCGGCACACGGGGTGCAACGTGGCGAGATGGCCGCGTGGCGCGGCCCGAGGAGGTGCTCATGGCTCGATGGCTCCCATGTCTTTTTCTCGCGGCGACCACCGCGGCACTCGGCTGCTCGGCCGAAGCGACCGACGACGGCTCGGCGACGACCGAAGACGGTGTGCGAGACGCGCAGGGGAACGAGATCGTCACGGCCACGGTCGACACCTTCCTGAAGACGTCGACCCAAGACTCGTCGACCCTCCCGGCGAGCGACGTCTGTCGAATCCCCAAGGGTTCGCAGGTCAAGCTCGGTGCACCGACGACCTTGGGTGCCCACGTTCGAGGGAGGCTCGCCTCGGCGCACGGGTGCGGCGGGAAGTTCGGAGGAGGTGCGACGGTGTACGTCTTCCGTCAGCATTTCTCGGGGTGGTCCGCCGCCCCTCAGCCGACGCCGGACCCCACGGGACCCACGTGCTCACCCGCCCGCGCGCGCGGCATCGTCCCCACGATGCAGAAGGCGCTGCTCGACACGATCGCCTTCGCCGAAGGCACCAAGGGCCGCGGACAAGACGGCTACAACGTGCAGTTCACCTACGTCTACTTCGACGACTGCACGCGCCACCCTCGCCGTATCCAGTCTTCGGGTGGTCTACGCTCGGATGCTTCGGGCCGATATCAATTCCTGAGCACGACGTGGGACACCCTAGGATACGCGACGTTCTACCCTGACAACCAAGAACGGGGCGCGATGGCCCTCGTCCGGCGACGCGGGGGATCCGTGCCCGAGTCCAGGGCCATGACGGCGACCGAGCTCGCGAACCTCATGGACCGCATTTCCTACGAGTGGGCCTCGTTGCCCCCGGGCCGCTACGGTCAGCCGAACTACAGTCAAGCCCGAATCCGTTCGGAGTACTGCCGGAGCGCGGGGTGCTGACGTGAGCGCGAAGCGGCGCCTCTGGGTCGTCCTCGGCGCGGCGTGCCTCGTGCTCGCCCCGCTCGCGTGGCGTGGGGCCCGAAAGGCCCCATCCGGTCCGGTCGTGCACGCGCCGGCCGACCTCGCCGCACCCCTCGGTGTCGAACAGACAGGCGTCGTCGCGCTCGAGCCCCGCGCGGTGGGCGACACCGAAGCTCGGGCCGAGCCCGACCCGAAGGCGACGGGCACATCCGAGGCCCTCCCGGGAGCCGAGCCCAGCGTGGAGAACCCCACGTGGGCCCTCGTGCGTGAGATCGAGGGCGCGGCGGAGCGTTCCGACACCTCGAAGCTCGCGGGGCTCCTCTCTCGAAGGCTCGACGCCGATCCGGAGGCCTCGGGCCCCCTCATTCGTACGATCGGGCACCTCGCCGCGCTCGCCCCCGCGCGCGAGAAGGATCGTGCGGCCACGACCCTCGCGAAGTGGCTCGACGAGCAAACACGAGAAACATCGACGTTCGCGAGGGGCAACGTGTCGCTGCTCGTCGACGCGCTCGCCGACACGGGGAGCCTCACGGCCGTCGAACCGCTCGTTCGTTTGCTGGACACCGGCTCGCTCGCGATTCACCTCGCTACTCGCACGGTCGAGGCCCTCACCGCGCTCGGCGACGGGAGGGCCCGGGATGCGATCGTGCGGTTCGCGAACCGCATCGACGCCTTCGTGATCGACGAGGGCCTCCCGAGCGACGAGCTACGGGCGGAGGCGAGAGAGGCGACTCGAAGAGCCCTCGAGTCCCTCCCCGAGAACGGGTGACACGAGGCCCGCCCGGCCCACCCCCCACGCGTCAGCGAGACTTCGACTTGATCTTGGTGAAGTACCGTCGCGCGATACCGAAGTTCGCCGCGGCGCGGGCCACGCTGCCCCCGGATTTTTCGAGCGCGACCGCCACGAAGCGGCGATCGAACTCGTCGAGCACGCGGCGCCGCGCGATCGTATAAGGGACGTTTTCGTGGAGCAGCGTATCGAAGAGATCGTTGCCACTTCCCACGGGCTCGGGCGTCGACTCCGAGTCGTCCCATACGTCGGAGTGACCGAGGGAGAATCTCCGCTGGACGGCGTTGAAGAGCTCTCGCACGTTGCCGGGCCAATTGTAGGTGCCCCAGCGCGAGAGGAAGTCGGCCGGGAAGGGCACGGTGCCCCCGGAGAGCTTGTTCCAAAGGTGTGTCGAGAGCAGCTCGACGTCCCCCTCGCGGGCACGGAGCGGAGGCACGACGAGACGCGCGACCGCGAGGCGGTAGTAGAGGTCGTCGCGGAATCGGCCGGCCTGGATCTCGGCCTCGAGGTCGCGGCGCGTGGCCGAGATGAGGCGAACGTCGACCTTGATCCACTTGCTTCCGCCGATACGCTGGACTTCTTGCCGCTCGACGGCGCGGAGCAGCTTCGCTTGGAGCGCGATGTCGAGGTCGCCGATCTCGTCGATGAGCAACGTTCCACCGTTCGCCACCTCGAAGACGCCGGCGCGGGCCTCTTGCGCCCCCGTGAAGGCGCCCCGCTCGTGTCCGAACAGGCTCGATTCGAGGAGCTGGGGGGAGATCGTCGTGCAGTCGAACACGACGAACGGCTTCTGGGCGCGCGCGCTCGCCTCGTGCAGCGCCTCGGCGACGAGCTCTTTGCCCGTCCCCGTCTCGCCTTCGATGAGCACGGGGATGTCCGTCGGGGCGACCTGGTCGCACCGCGCGAAGAGCCTCCGCATCGCGGGGCTGGCTCCCACCACACGCCCGAACCGTGTCCGCGTCGAGACGCGGGCTCCGCGCTCGTCCGAAGCCTCGACGGCCTCGATCCCGAGGAGAGTATCGCCGAGGCGCAGGCGGTCCCCCGATTGTGCGATCCCTTCGATCGTGCGAGAGCCGTTGAGGAACACGCCGTTCGTCGAAGACAGGTCGCGTACGCGCAGACCGAGCGTGTCGGCGTCGAGCTCCACGTGCCGGCGCGAGACCTTCGGGTCGGTCAGCTTGAGCTCGCACGTCGCGCTCTTGCCGACGAACGACGGCGCCGAGACGACGAACGATGCGCCGTGATCCTGCCCCTCGAGCACGAACACGCGGTACGCCGTGGCGGCGGGGGCAGAGGTTCCGGCGTGGGCGGTACCTTGTGTGGTCTCGTCGAAGTGGATCGGCATGGGTCGCTCTCCGTTCGGCGGCTCGTGCCGCTCGGGGGATAGTGTCGCACGATGTATGCCAAGCGAGGATCGAGCATATCCTCAGGAACGGCGACGCCCATAGCCACAACCAGGAACGTCTTGCTCCTGCGCGGGGAACAGCGCGTTCCTCTCCGACGGCCTCACGGGCCCCTCTCGGTCGGGCCTCACGGGCGAGCCTCACAGGACGGCGCCCGACCGCCATGCTACCTTCTCCCACGTGGGTGCACCCGGCTTGCGACGCATCGACGCGTACGAGGTCGTGGCTCCGCTCGGAAGGGGCGGAATGGCCACGGTCGACCTCGCGCGGCGCATAGGGGAGCAAGACCTCGTCGCCATCAAGACGGTGCGCCCGGACGAGCTCGACGACGAGAGCGCCGCGACGACTCTCCGCGACGAGGCCCGCGTGCTCGCCCACATCCGGCACCCGAACGTCGTCCCTCTCCTCGACGTCTTCTCGGACGGCGGGAAGCTCCACTTGGTCATGCCGTTCGTGCGAGGGTCGTCGCTCTCCGAGCTCATGATCGCGATCTCCAAGGCGGACGGCGTCACCCCGGCGAGCGTCGTCTCGGCGATTGGGCAAGACATGCTCGCGGGTCTCGGAGCAGCCCACCGCGCCCGAGGCACGGACGGGGTCCCACTCCACATCGTCCACCGCGACGTCTCTCCTCAGAACGTCATGGTGAGCGCCGATGGGCACGCGCTGGTCCTCGACTTCGGCATCGCGAAGGCCCAAGGCCGAAGCGCGAAGACGACACGCGACGGCGCCCTCAAAGGCAAAATCGCCTACATGGCGCCGGAGCAGGTCCACGGGCTCGAGATCGACGCACGGGGAGATCTCTACGCCGTCGGGGTGATCCTCTGGGAGATGCTCGCGCTCGATCGGCTCTTCGCCGGCGCGAACGACGCCGACACGCTGCGGCGCGTCCTGCTCGCCAAAGTCCCGAGCCTCGCGACCTACCGCAACGACTTGCCACCCGAC includes these proteins:
- a CDS encoding amidohydrolase family protein, which gives rise to MRTSFAVAAAIVAAGVVAGSAGCTSPSDPVPEAPASTLLPGLGAADVRLGDTYGAVRAKLGEAEATGSNRLVFARYPAKGLELVFASVEADRLTDESRLVAVGVQRGASCAGSPCPGERKDAIEARLGAPDDATKTLAFYGKGLSVVYADDGTATQVSAFAPYTPESSPREMTEIAAPPGKATRPALGLDALGVVDMHLHPGFYGRIPSTTKALFVEGIPPFARPYAPGVSGAALDTFAPVLGIVDQTRWAGVDHAVLFAVYTQKTTGFFTNEDLASVLTQKENVAADGLPWAFGLASVSFFDGFVRDDGTVDESVAARRYAALASCLERRPDLFLGIKLAHPHQQIALDDRRYLGVYDVAKKYGVPVYLHTGFSPFPTAKNVPESYDPINFEGVLRSYPDVPFVLGHVGQGDKRAVAHALDLAKRYPNVHLEISALGRPFLKDENGADLTPDPKTPQLPYVMTRIKEDGLVAKAIFGSDGPQFSGMVKGYVGQVRAAMAAAGYSESEQKDVMGRNFTRLFFRAR
- a CDS encoding glycoside hydrolase family 104 protein translates to MARWLPCLFLAATTAALGCSAEATDDGSATTEDGVRDAQGNEIVTATVDTFLKTSTQDSSTLPASDVCRIPKGSQVKLGAPTTLGAHVRGRLASAHGCGGKFGGGATVYVFRQHFSGWSAAPQPTPDPTGPTCSPARARGIVPTMQKALLDTIAFAEGTKGRGQDGYNVQFTYVYFDDCTRHPRRIQSSGGLRSDASGRYQFLSTTWDTLGYATFYPDNQERGAMALVRRRGGSVPESRAMTATELANLMDRISYEWASLPPGRYGQPNYSQARIRSEYCRSAGC
- a CDS encoding sigma 54-dependent Fis family transcriptional regulator codes for the protein MPIHFDETTQGTAHAGTSAPAATAYRVFVLEGQDHGASFVVSAPSFVGKSATCELKLTDPKVSRRHVELDADTLGLRVRDLSSTNGVFLNGSRTIEGIAQSGDRLRLGDTLLGIEAVEASDERGARVSTRTRFGRVVGASPAMRRLFARCDQVAPTDIPVLIEGETGTGKELVAEALHEASARAQKPFVVFDCTTISPQLLESSLFGHERGAFTGAQEARAGVFEVANGGTLLIDEIGDLDIALQAKLLRAVERQEVQRIGGSKWIKVDVRLISATRRDLEAEIQAGRFRDDLYYRLAVARLVVPPLRAREGDVELLSTHLWNKLSGGTVPFPADFLSRWGTYNWPGNVRELFNAVQRRFSLGHSDVWDDSESTPEPVGSGNDLFDTLLHENVPYTIARRRVLDEFDRRFVAVALEKSGGSVARAAANFGIARRYFTKIKSKSR
- a CDS encoding serine/threonine protein kinase, whose amino-acid sequence is MATVDLARRIGEQDLVAIKTVRPDELDDESAATTLRDEARVLAHIRHPNVVPLLDVFSDGGKLHLVMPFVRGSSLSELMIAISKADGVTPASVVSAIGQDMLAGLGAAHRARGTDGVPLHIVHRDVSPQNVMVSADGHALVLDFGIAKAQGRSAKTTRDGALKGKIAYMAPEQVHGLEIDARGDLYAVGVILWEMLALDRLFAGANDADTLRRVLLAKVPSLATYRNDLPPDIDTFFARALAGSPNARFASAEEMSGALQLLLPRASPSDVAAFTSSFARPAPVSVSVPTPVESHRSIDPLTLASNEAPAPKKATRRGFVMAASVGLVVFVTLAGFAARRTHAEGAPPSPEPQGTQEAPTASAISVVPPPPPPTAPLSTPDPVTAPSAPGTHKAGPKKAPASVDTPTSKACHVPYTIDEHGRKKFRPECLP